The Legionella lansingensis DNA window GCCGCGGGGCGTAGGCAGAGATCAGATGATGTTAGTATTACTACCGGAATTAACTTCTCGCATAATCATGGTGTAGTTTACTCCACCACGTCCCTAATAATTCGTGCAAGGCGATACTTAAGTAAAAGAGGTTATAGGGATTTGGAAGAAACATCTTCCTCCAACGCTCATCATCCCAGAAATACGTATAATCGGTGGGTGCTGGTATGGGATGTAATCCTTGGGCTAAAAAGAGTTTCATAGAACGAGGCATGTGAATTGCTGACGTGACTAAATAGAAACGTTCCTCATGAACTAAGGGTTTGATCGCTTTCGCTTGATCGGCTGTATTGATGGAAGTGGTTTCCAGTATCATGTCCGTAGCAGGAATAGCAAACCATGAAGCAATTTGTGCCAAGCGTTGAGCCTCCGGTGTCTCAAAACCATATCCACCACCAGACAACAGCAATTTAGCTCGCGGTAATTGTCGATATAAACGCACACCTTCTAGCAAACGCTTAAGACTCGCAGAACTTAAAAGAGTATTGACTGGCCTATCTCTCACTTCCGATTGTCCACCACTTAAAACCACCACCCAATGAACATCAGGATCAACTTTTTTTATTACAGGATATCGGTCCTCAAGTTGGTGAGTCAAAGTACTTGGCAACCATCCAGTACTAAAAATAAGCAATAAAACCAATACCAATAAAAACCCCCAACGAACAATACGCGTGTTCCCACATAGCCAAAGCAAGGCCAAAAGAAAAGCAAATAGCAACAAACATACAAAGAAGGGATTTAATATGGTTTCCAGCAAATGACGAATAACCATCACTTCACTCTGCGCATTAAATAGAGGCCCAGTAACGCAAATAAACAGGTTGGACCAATAGCACCAATTTCAGCAGGCAACTGCAACACTTGACTGATTGGACCAAAAAAACGGTTAACGATATGAAAACCAAATCCCACGGTTGCTCCGGCAACTATCTTGGAGCCCATCGTAGAGGAACGCAATGGTCCAAAAATAAAGGGTATAGCAAGCATCATCATTACCGCCGTAGTTAAAGGTTGCATCAGGCGTTGCCAATAAGCCAACTGATAATTTAAGGCACTCTGATGATTTTGTTTTTGTGCCCGCACATACTGACCTAATTCACGTAAAGTCATTTCATCAGGTTCATTGCTGCTCACCCGAAGAATATTGGGCTTGACTGATACATCCCAAATCATATGCGGCAGCCTCCGTGCGACTGTCTTATCATCATCAATCATGGTCTCCGCCACATCGTATGCTTGCCATTGATTATTGGCATAGGTAATTTTTCCAATTTTCCGCGCAAGACGCATATGATGGTTTTTATCAAAATGGAACTGATAAACATTTTGTAAGACATTGCTTGATAGAATAGTGTCTATAGCAATGAAATCATCTTTATTACGTAACCATACCCCATAGGCCGTCCGCAACGCTTGACCTCCATTCAAAGCCTGCATTTTCTGATCATTGCCCCAATGTGCCAGTCTGGGCACAACAGTTTCACCGATGACAGTGACGAGAACGATTAGAATCAAAGCCGCTTTTAGTACGCCCAATGTAATTTGCGCAATGGACATGCCAGCAGCCCGCATTACCACCAGCTCTCGATTGTTAGCTAAGATGCCCAAACCAATTAAACATCCTAACAAACTGGCTAAAGGGAAGAATAAATAAACTTGGTAAGGCACTTGTAACAGAACATAGATGGCGGTTTGCACGATACCAAAATCAGCTTTACCAAGATTATCTAATTCATTAACAAAAAGAATAAAGACTTGCAAACCAATGAGCAGCAATGTGACCAAGGCAATCGCAGACAGTACACTCTTGGCGATATAGCGATCCAATAATCTCATGATAGCTTTATCCGATTACGCCAAATTAAAAACAAACCAATTATCACCACGACAATATGTAACCACCATAAGCCAATCCATAAGGGGATCTTACCAGCTATCAACCAATCGCGAGAAACAAACATGAAATTAGCATAGATAATGAAAAGTACAATTGCCGGTAAGAGTTTTGCATATTTTCCTGAGCGTGGATTTACTCGACTTAAGGGAATAGCGATTAAGGTCAGGACGAAGACCATAATAGGCATCGACAATCGCCATTGTAATTCAGCGGCTTTGCGCAAATCCGAATTTGCAAAAGGAAGTAACTTTGCTGTAGGCAGCATACGAATATCTCTCTGCATTAAAGTCAAAGTTGGGTGAGGAAGCCGAACCTTATATTGTTCAAATTGCGCTATCTGATAATCAGCTTGTCCCGGTAGACCTTCGTATTCACTGCCTTGCCGCAGAACAACATAGTCTTCATAGGTCTTAGAATCAGTCTCTGCGAAAGCGTGCTCCGCCCAAAGAATGTTCCACTGTGGCTGATTTTCTTTAGTGACCTTACGAGCCAGAAATATATGTTGGGCGTCGGTATGATTGCGATTCATGGATTCAACATAAAAAACCTGCTTACCCCCCGCAACCTGCCGGAATCGACCTGGAACAATGGTCTGAATCAAGGTTTGCACCCCAGATGTGCGCAACAGTTTTGTCCTTTCTTTGGCAATAATGGGATTCACCCACAACACAATGATAGTCACTATCACACTCACCACAGCTGCCATAATAAAACTGTGTTTGAATAATTGTGAGGGTCCGTAGCCACAAGCTTGCAAAACGGTCATCTCACTTTCTGCATACAAACGACCATAAGCAATTAATAAAGACACATAAAACCCAAGTGGCAGTAACAAGCCCATAAGATTAGGGAGCTCCAACATCATCAATCTCATGATAACCATGCCAGGAATACTGCCAGCAGCTGCACGATTTAAGTATTGTACAAACTGGTTACTCATAAAAATGAGCAATAAAATAGCCGTCAACGCAATTAACGTCGTAAATACTTCTTTGGCTAAGTAACGAAAAATTAACAACTTGTCTCCAAAATGCCTATGGTACTACGGGTGAGGTGGAATTTGACAACTCACAGCAATCATCATTTTTGCGATTTTAAAACATTTTCTGAGTTTTGTCCTTTAAAGGCTTATAGTAGAATGACAGCAGACCACTAGATCCCAATGGCATTAAGTTAATGGATTTTTCTATTCTCGAATTACCGCGTCTTGACCGCGGTATCCATACCCAGATTGACATGATGGACCCCGCGGTCGATGCCGCGGGGATTCGAGAACACTTAGCGCCATGACACTAGATCCTAACCCACAATAGGAAAATAAAAATGAATTATGGACTCGCTGAAAGCCCCAGTCTAAAAGCTAATGACGGCTTGATCTTAGGGCTCTTCGCAGACACAACCTTCAGTGATTTTGCGAAAACACTTGATAAACAATACCAGGGACTCATTAGTCGATTATTTGCCAATCTTAATGAAGCGGGTGACTGGGTATGGCAAGGTGACCTTGATGGTCACCATTTTATGTTGCTCAATTGTGGGAAAAAATCAGAATTCACTGCAACCGGCCTGCGTAAACGTTTAAATGACATAGCAACTGCATTGATAAAACAACGGGTTAAATCAGCTACTATTTGCTTGCCGCAGGTTATTGATCGCTCTGCAGACTGGCAAATTGAGCAAATGATTTTACAAATTGATGCTCGACTTTATCAGTCCTTGGCTTTTAAAACCAAGGATAACAAGCCCCATCAACTTGAGTCAGTGCAATTTTATTTAGCTGATTCCACCACCAAAGCGGTAAAGACAGCCAAATCCATTGCAGAAGGTATTAAATGCACTCGTCACCTTGCGGATTTACCCGCCAATATCTGTACCCCGACTTTTTTAGGGGAAAAAGCTATGGAATTGGCGCAGCAACATGACTATTTATCCACTAAAATCATGGGTCCAGAGGATATGCGCTCCATGGGTATGGGCGCACTCTTGGCAGTAGCCCAAGGAAGCAATCAGGAACCACGTTTGATTGAAATGCATTATTGCGGTGGTGGCGACTCCCCTCCAATCGTTCTGGTTGGCAAAGGTATTACTTTTGATTCGGGTGGTTTATCGATCAAGCCTGCCAATGCCATGGATGAAATGAAATATGACATGTCAGGCGCTGCAAGTGTATTCGGCACAATTAAAGCTTGTGCATTGCTGAAACTCCCAGTGAATGTGATCGGTATCATCGCTAGTGCAGAAAACATGCTTAGCGGTTCAGCGGTAAAGCCAGGTGACATTGTTACTTCAATGTCTGGACAAACCATCGAAATTTTGAATACCGATGCCGAAGGTAGATTAGTTTTGGCGGATGCATTAACCTATGCTGAGCAATTGGAACCAGCCTTTGTCATTGATATCGCAACATTAACAGGAGCAATGGTCGTAGCACTGGGCTACATCACCACGGGCTTTATGACCAAGGATGAACAATTAGCAACACAAATTCTTGCTGCTGCTAAAGACGCTGATGATAAAACCTGGCGAATGCCCTTGGATGAAGCCTATGAAGAAGCTCTGGAGAGCCCAATGGCGGATATGATCAACGCTTCTTTTGATCGTGCTGCAGGAGCAATCACAGCGGCTTGTTTTCTCTCACGTTTTACTAAAAAATACCGTTGGGCACACTTAGACATTGCTGGCACGGCCTGGGTTACAGGCAAGAACCGCAATGCCACCGGTCGTCCTGTTCATTTACTCATACAGTTATTACGCCATGTCGCCAGTTCGCATTGATTTTTATTTATTAAGCAGCAAAGAAAGTAATGCACGTTGGCTTGTTGCTTGTCGCCTACTTGAAAAAGCCTACCTTCGAGGTCATCGTGCCTTTGTTCATTGCGGGAACCAACAAGAAGCTCACACCATTGATGAACTCCTATGGACGTTTAAAGACAACAGCTTTATCCCACATAACTTGCAAGGGGAAGGACCTGAACCACCCCCACCCGTACAAATTGGTTATCAGGGGCAACCACGAGGATTCGATGATATTTTGTTAAATTTAAGCCCTGAAATCCCATCATTTTATTCGCGTTTTCGGCGAATTATGGAAATTGTGGTTAATGATGATGAGGCCAAAGAATTAAGCA harbors:
- a CDS encoding DNA polymerase III subunit chi, which encodes MSPVRIDFYLLSSKESNARWLVACRLLEKAYLRGHRAFVHCGNQQEAHTIDELLWTFKDNSFIPHNLQGEGPEPPPPVQIGYQGQPRGFDDILLNLSPEIPSFYSRFRRIMEIVVNDDEAKELSRKHYREYRAKQCEIHTHEII
- a CDS encoding leucyl aminopeptidase codes for the protein MNYGLAESPSLKANDGLILGLFADTTFSDFAKTLDKQYQGLISRLFANLNEAGDWVWQGDLDGHHFMLLNCGKKSEFTATGLRKRLNDIATALIKQRVKSATICLPQVIDRSADWQIEQMILQIDARLYQSLAFKTKDNKPHQLESVQFYLADSTTKAVKTAKSIAEGIKCTRHLADLPANICTPTFLGEKAMELAQQHDYLSTKIMGPEDMRSMGMGALLAVAQGSNQEPRLIEMHYCGGGDSPPIVLVGKGITFDSGGLSIKPANAMDEMKYDMSGAASVFGTIKACALLKLPVNVIGIIASAENMLSGSAVKPGDIVTSMSGQTIEILNTDAEGRLVLADALTYAEQLEPAFVIDIATLTGAMVVALGYITTGFMTKDEQLATQILAAAKDADDKTWRMPLDEAYEEALESPMADMINASFDRAAGAITAACFLSRFTKKYRWAHLDIAGTAWVTGKNRNATGRPVHLLIQLLRHVASSH
- a CDS encoding YdcF family protein, with product MVIRHLLETILNPFFVCLLLFAFLLALLWLCGNTRIVRWGFLLVLVLLLIFSTGWLPSTLTHQLEDRYPVIKKVDPDVHWVVVLSGGQSEVRDRPVNTLLSSASLKRLLEGVRLYRQLPRAKLLLSGGGYGFETPEAQRLAQIASWFAIPATDMILETTSINTADQAKAIKPLVHEERFYLVTSAIHMPRSMKLFLAQGLHPIPAPTDYTYFWDDERWRKMFLPNPYNLFYLSIALHELLGTWWSKLHHDYARS
- the lptG gene encoding LPS export ABC transporter permease LptG codes for the protein MRLLDRYIAKSVLSAIALVTLLLIGLQVFILFVNELDNLGKADFGIVQTAIYVLLQVPYQVYLFFPLASLLGCLIGLGILANNRELVVMRAAGMSIAQITLGVLKAALILIVLVTVIGETVVPRLAHWGNDQKMQALNGGQALRTAYGVWLRNKDDFIAIDTILSSNVLQNVYQFHFDKNHHMRLARKIGKITYANNQWQAYDVAETMIDDDKTVARRLPHMIWDVSVKPNILRVSSNEPDEMTLRELGQYVRAQKQNHQSALNYQLAYWQRLMQPLTTAVMMMLAIPFIFGPLRSSTMGSKIVAGATVGFGFHIVNRFFGPISQVLQLPAEIGAIGPTCLFALLGLYLMRRVK
- the lptF gene encoding LPS export ABC transporter permease LptF → MLIFRYLAKEVFTTLIALTAILLLIFMSNQFVQYLNRAAAGSIPGMVIMRLMMLELPNLMGLLLPLGFYVSLLIAYGRLYAESEMTVLQACGYGPSQLFKHSFIMAAVVSVIVTIIVLWVNPIIAKERTKLLRTSGVQTLIQTIVPGRFRQVAGGKQVFYVESMNRNHTDAQHIFLARKVTKENQPQWNILWAEHAFAETDSKTYEDYVVLRQGSEYEGLPGQADYQIAQFEQYKVRLPHPTLTLMQRDIRMLPTAKLLPFANSDLRKAAELQWRLSMPIMVFVLTLIAIPLSRVNPRSGKYAKLLPAIVLFIIYANFMFVSRDWLIAGKIPLWIGLWWLHIVVVIIGLFLIWRNRIKLS